Part of the Candidatus Neomarinimicrobiota bacterium genome, ATCCCGGTCAAGGCCGGTACGGATGCGTTAAATAATGCCGTCGCCGCCGCGGTCAGCGGTGACATCATCGAACTGGTGACCAATGGTGGCCTCTATTACGAGACCTCGAGTGTAGAACTCGAAAATAAAGACCTGACTATTCGTGCGAGAGCCGGGTTGACTCAGAAACCGATCATTCAAAATGACGACGCGGGTGAATCAAACGGAGTGTTGCGGGTAAAAGCCGGCAGCAGCTTGAAGTTGCAGGGTGTGGAAGTCCAGCACGCTAAATATCTGGTGCGCGTGGATAACGACTCCACTCCGGACGCCAAACTGATTTTGGATGACATCAACGCACATACAGCTGCCGAAGCTTGGGTTAAAATCTACGCTGGTGCCTGGCTGGATTCCCTGATTATACGGAATAGTATTTTCCAGGATGCCGGGAAAGAAGGGATCTATCTCAAGGAGCCCAATACCATTGACTATGCGGAATTCGACAACTCCACGTTTATCAATGTCGGCCGCGAAGCGATCCGGATGCGGGATAATCCGGATGCGGTGGTCCGGATGAACCACTGTACGTTCGATTCCATTTCTACTGGAGGGGATTACCGGATGGTCTATCCCGAAGGCGTGGCCGATGTGCAGATTAAGAACAGCATGTTCACCAACCAGCTGGGAACCCACAGTGATGCGGTGAAGATATTCGGGAACTCAACTCTGAGTTTTGCCAACTTCTGGCAGGCGCAGGACGTGGCGACCAACGATGCCGCCACTGCTACCGATACGTCGCGTTTTGATCCGTTGTATAATAATCCATCAGTGGACGATTATCGCCTGGCTGATGCGTCGTCCGCACGTGGTGCAGCAGATGACGGCAATGCACTCGGTGACCTCCGCTGGGAAGTCAGTCCGGGTGAGTACTATCTCACACTGCTGACCGAAGGTAATGGATACATTCAGGCGGATCCGGACCAGGAAGTATATGCCTCTGGTACGGATGTAACGCTTCAGGCCCAACCGGATTACAAATGGGCGCTCCTTGAATGGACCGGTGATGTTGGAGCGATATTCCCACCGGATCTTAACCCAATAACGATTACCATGGATGCCAACAAAACCGTGACGGCCGTTTTTGAGAATATGGCTCCGAAATATCCGGTAACTGCGAATGTAGTGGGATTCGGACACGTTGAGATCAGTCCGGAACCGGATGAAGATGGTAAGATCGAAGAAAAGACAGAAGTCACATTGACAGCAGTATCCGATACAACTTCGATGGCTTTTACAGGATGGTCCGGCGATACGATCACAACGGATAATCCGATTACCATCACCGTGACAGATACGTTTGACGTCACTGCCACCTTTGAACCGGTAGTCTCTCAGGATTCGCTTAAGGTAGTGGTTGTTGGAAATGGTGATGTAAACCTGAGTCCTGAACCGTACGCAGATTACGGCACCTATGATACCGGGACAACTGTTGCCATGGAAGCTGTGGCCGTTCCCGGTTGGGAATTCGTGGACTGGGCCGGTGACACCACTTCTACAAATAACCCGATTGACGTGGTTATGGACTCGACCATTGAAATCACCGCAACTTTCCAGGAACAGGCAATTACCGGCGGACGCCTGGAAATCGACGAGACTTGGGATATGCTGGAAGCTGTCGAGTTCGCCAATAATAACAGCCAGGTGGACACGCTGATGCTAATGACCAGCGGTGGTGTTTACACTACGACCGATGATGACCTGGTTAGAGTTACCTCACCGTTGGTACTGCTGGCAGCTCCGGGACTCGCCGAGAAGCCGGTGGTCACTAACAGTGACCCGACAGGCGACAGACTGGAAATTATTGAGATTTCCGACGAGTTTTATGTCGAAGGCGTAGTATTCGACGGTGGACATGAACAGTCCCACGGAATGAAATACGCTTTGACAGTGGATAATCTGGTTTCGGAAACTCCGGATATTACCATTCGGAATTGTGATTTTCTGAATATCTTCCAGGAGAAGGACCCCAACAAAGACGGGCATGCACTGAAGTTCTATGCAGATGTTGTGGCAGGCGACGTACTCATCGAGGACAGTTATTTCGATGGAGCAGGTTACGAAGCCATCCGCATCTCCGAAACGGAGAAATATGCAACTGATCGTGCCCTGGCGTCACTGACGGTCCGCAACAGCACGTTTACTAATATCGATGCTGAATGTATCCGGTACTATTCCGATGTCGATCCCTCGACCCCGGATGCTCCGGTCCTGATTGAAAATCTCACAATCGAAAATTCCGCAACCAGGACGATGTACCTGAAAAACAGCGGTGGCGCAATTGTCCGAAATATCATTGTGGCGAACAGCCGTCTCTCCGGTCACGGCCGGGATGGCGATATCCTCGATGCCCAGGGGAACGGAGATGTTACGAGCTATGTCTCACACATCGATACGTTCAATGTGAAAGCCGACGCCGATATCAAATCCACCGATGGTGAAGTAGACACGACCACCCTCTGGGGAATTGATCCGATGTTTGCGGACGCAGCCAACCACGACTATACATTGACTGCGGCTTCCCATCTGTATGGACTGGGACACGAGGGAGCCACCATGGGTGACCTGAACTGGGCAACGGCAGAACCAACCCACGTCTATCTGGAGATTACTGCCGAGAACGGAGCAGTTGTTACTGCGCCCACACCGATCGGTCTGACCTATGATCCGGGCACAGTGGTGACCCTGACGGCCGTGCCGGATTCCGGATATGTCTTCACCGGATGGTCCGGTGACCTCTCAGGTGAAACGAATCCTGCTACCATCACTATGGATGGTGACAAATCAGTGGAAGCGGTATTTGATGTGGAAGTCGGCGTGGACCCGGAGAATCTGCCTGAGCAGTACAGCCTCGAGCAGAACTATCCGAATCCGTTCAATCCTGGCACCCAGATCAAATTTGCGCTGAAGGAATCGGGATTTACGAATATTGCCGTATACGATCTGTTGGGACGACAGGTTGCAACGGTGGTGAACAAAGAGATGCAGGCGGGATACCACAATGTCTACTTTGACGGCTCCCTGCTTTCATCCGGTGTTTACTTCTACAAAATCCAATCCGGAGATTATGTCTCTGTGAAGAAGATGATTTTGATGAAGTAATTTAAACAATGGATACCGGGGGCGTTGTGACGCCCCCGGTTTTCCATTATACTGTGGATCACAAACCTTGAAGTATCCAGATACTTTCTCAATATCTTACGTAATTCCATGGAATTGTTTGCGATGATCGATGATTTGAAAATACTGCGGTATCTGTTCGGTTCATTCTTGCTCCTTTTATTTGTGAGCCTGCTACCAACATTTTCTTTAGCAACCAACTATTATGTTACGAACCAATATGAGATTACTGATGTAATGGGTAACGCTCAGCCGGGCGATACACTAATCATGCGGAACGGCTACTGGACGGATCAGTACATCCGGTACAGCGGTGAAGGAATCGAGGGTGCTCCGATTGTACTCCGGGCGGAAGACCCGGGCCGTGTATTGTTAAACGGGACCTCAGTTTTACGGATTGACGGCGCATATCTGGTCGTGGACGGCCTCTACTTTAAAAATGGCTATACCTATTCTTCCCACGTCATCAAATTCGAAAAGGGGACGCATCATTCCCGCCTGACGAACACTGCAATCGAAAATTATAATCCTCCAAGCGATATCGATAATAAATGGATCTCGGTCTACGGATTTTACAATAGGGTAGACCACTGTTATATGGCCGGGAAGCGAAACGGCGGAACGACGCTAACCATCTGGCTCAGTGGCACCAGTAATAATAAGCACCGTATTGACCATAATTATTTTGGGAACCGTCCTGAACTTGGAGAGAACGGCGGGGAGACCATCAGAATCGGAACCAGCGATTATTCCATGTCCCCGTGCAGTTCCATTGTCGAATACAACTATTTTGAACACTGCGACGGGGAAGTCGAAATTATCTCCAATAAGTCCGGAGAAAATATCTACCGCTATAATACCTTTTATGAATCAGCAGGGGCTCTCACTCTCCGACACGGAAACGATTGTGAAGTCTATGGAAACTTCTTTATCGGAAACGGCAAGTATAATACCGGCGGTGTGCGGATAATCGGAGAAAGACACCGAGTCGTTAATAATTATTTTGAAAGACTGAACGGTACCAGTTTGAAGTCAGCGTTACCGATCATGAATGGTGTGCCCAATTCACCGTTAAACCGGTATTTCCAGGTAAAAAATGCAGTGGTGGCATTTAACACATTTGTGGATTGTCAATATTCGATGATCCTCGGCGCCGGAGCTGACAGCGAGCGCACGCTTCCACCAGAAGATTGTATTATCGCTAATAATATTGTCGACACATACAGGCAGGTTATTACCAAAGAGGATGAGCCGGTCAATATGATATGGGAAGGGAATATCATGCACGGGACGTCGCTGGGTATCGAGAATCCCGGCGGAATTTCCGAGGTTGATCCGGAGCTGACCCTGGGGGTGGACAGCCTGTGGCGAATAACAGAGTCCAGTCCGGCATACGGAGCCGCTGCCGGGGAGTATTCGTGGGTTACCACCGATATGGACGGACAGTCCCGTACCCTCCCCAAAGATGTCGGGGCCGACCAGGTTTCGGGTGCAGAGATTACCAACCGTCCGCTCACGCCGAATGACAATGTGGGGCCGACGTGGTATCCGGCCGAACCGGAAGTCCATCGGATTCCGGCCGCGCTGGATACGCTTCGGCACGCGATCGAGACATTTTTTGCCGGTGATACCATAGAACTGATCACATTCGATGAACCTTACCAGATCAGCGAGCCGCTGGTCATTGACAAGCATGTTATTTTTAAAGCCGCTGACGAACTGGATTCCCGCCCGGTGATCCGGAATATCACTGGTGGGGAAGGCAGTGCCATATTTCAGATGACCAGCCGCGGAAAACTCTATCTGAAAGGTGTTACGCTAGACGGACTGATCGACTCACCATCGCCGGCACGGTACCTATTTATTACCGATTCCACGGCATCGAAATCCTACTCCATTATTGCAGACGATTGTTTGTTCAAAGATGTCGGCGTCGGTGATGAAGGGAACTTTCTCCGGGGATTCCGGGGTACCTTTGCCGATTCGCTCATCTTTTCCAACTGCCTGTTTACGAATGCCGCCTCGGCTGGATTCCGGATGAACGAAGAGGCTGACGGCAGCGGAGAGTATAACGCAAAATATATAAAATTCGAAAATTGCACTTTTTGGAACATGCGAAAGTCGATAGTGGATATCTATGGTGGAGACGATGTTCCGTTCACTCCGTCTCCTACCTTGGTGATAAATCATTGTACAGTTGATAACGCCGGGTATGAGGATACCGAAATTCTGAAAGTCCGGGAGATGGATTTTATTTCCATTACCAACACCATATTCAGCAACAGTCCTGCACAATATACCACGCAGCTCTACGGAATGACCGCTTACATTTCTCATTCGGATACCTTTAATACCGGCCCGGTTCCCACTCACCGAAACGCAGAAATCAGGGATGTCGTGATAGACATCGATCCCTTGTACGCCGAACCCGGCAACGGTGATTTTACGCTGACCGAGGGCTCTCATCTGTATTACGACGGCAATGACGGCAGCGCTATGGGAGATTTGCGATGGGCTTTGTATCCTCCGGTGAGCGTCGATGATGATGCCGGGAATTCCCGGCCCGCAGCGTTTCGTCTTGCACATACCTACCCAAATCCGTTCAATGGCGGGACCACGATAACCTACCATATCAATGAACAGGGATACACTGCTCTCCGGGTGTACGATATCAGGGGGATGCTCAGGGAAACCCTCTTTACCGGGATGCGTCAGCCTGGAAAGTATCATATTCAGTGGCTGCCTGGAGACCTGGCTTCGGGAACCTATTTTCTTGAACTCCGGTCCGGTGCGCGTCGAAGTATTCAAAAAGTACTGTACCTCAAATAATCGACGGACGGCACCATTAATGGAGAACAGGATATATTCCCAGTGAATAAAATCGGATTGCTATTTAGTCTTGGTATTTTCGCCGTATTCAATTTTGTTAATGCGCAGGCTCCCTGGAGCTCTGAACGGGTCTATTACAATGAGAAGGGGGTACTTGAGTACACAAAAGATACCCTGCATAACCGCATCCCCGATTTCAGCTACGCCGGATATCAAAACGGAGAAGCCGGTATCCCGAATGTTCCGGTTGTGAAAACCATCAGTCCGGTCGAGGGGGATAATACGGACCATATTCAGGATGCACTCTTTGAAGTTGCCCTGTCCGGGACCGATGAGAACGGCATCACGGGAGCCCTGCTACTTGAGGCCGGGGTCTATGAGATCTCCGGTACGTTAAAGATAAATTTTAATGGTGTTGTAATGCGGGGAGTTGGTGACGGTACGAACCCTGAATCGAACACTGTAATCAAAGCGGTCGGAAATTCGCCATCAAGACGGACAGTGCTCGTCGCCGGTGGGGGAGGTACAACCTACTGGAGCGATAGGGTGGAGGGTACACGGCAGGATATTGTTACCGATTCGGTCTTTGTCGGAGACCGCACCTTTGAAATTGAAGATGCCTCCGGCTATGCAGTAGGCGACAATATTATAGTATATCATCCGTGTTCCGAGGCATGGCTGGTTGCCGTAGACTCGGGGGGAACGCACTGGGAAGAGCCAGGAGCGAATCCGGCGGAGGACTTCCCCTGGAGTCCCGGGAGTCAACCCATTGTGTTTAACAGGTATATCAAAGATATCGCTGGGAATACTATCACCTTTGGCGTGCCGGTCTACAATCATTTGATACGGGAACTCTCCCAGTCATATATCTATAAATACGCCCGTTATGGAATACGCACCAAAATCGGCATTGAAAACATGCGGATACAAATCGAATCTGAACATCCCACTGATGAAGACCACGCCTGGAATGGCATCGATTTGTTTCAGGTGGAGGATGCATGGGTACGCAATTGTACTGTCACCGGATTTGCCCGCTCCGGAGTCCGAACAAATACAGCAACAAGAATTACCGTGGAAAATGTCAATGCAATTGAACCCGCTTCCGGCATAGACGGCGGGCGACGGTATAATTTTAACGCATATACGGCTTCACAACAAATTTTGTTTAAAAACTGCCATGCCAATAAAGGACGGCACGCCTACATGTCCAACGGGATGTCCTGGACTTCTGGTATTGTCTTCTTCGATTGCACTTCCTCCGGAGCCTATGCCAGTAGTGAGGGACATCGCCGTTGGAGCATGGGGTTACTTTATGATAATGTGAAAGAACTGGACGGCCCGCGTTCCGGGTACAATCCGCGAATGCTCGGTCTGTATAACCGGGGATATTACGGGTCCAGCCACGGATGGGGGGCAGCCCACTCTGTCGCCTGGAATACCGATGTAGCAGACGGTTATCTCATTGTGCAACAGCCGCCGACAGCCCAAAATTATGCCATCGGTTGTTTCGGGGATCGGGTTACCGGTGAAGAACCCTATACCTCATTTCCTGAACCTGAAGGGTATATAGAAGGAACAAATACTCCGGGACTGGAGCCGAGGTCCCTATATCTTGCGCAATTGGGGCAACGGATAGATACAACAATAGTCGGAATCCACGATAAGGATGCTCCAGTTGGGACAGTCCCCGAAAAAATGCGGCTTTCTCAGAATTTTCCGAACCCGTTCAACGCCGAAACGAACATAGAATTTTCGGTTAATACGCCGGATGATATCTCTCTCAAGGTGTATGATCTCTCGGGCCGGGAAGTTGCAACACTGTGGAGCGGATTCACAAATACAGGCACTTATACCGTTAAATGGGACGGCACGAGCGTGAGCTCCGGAGTCTATTTAGTCAGGTTACAAAGTAATATGCAGATGCAAACCCGACGCATGATATTGCTCAAATAAGGGGATAGGCTGGAAAATTCTAATAAAATTAGAAATGGATTAATACCCGATTCGAAATAGCATGCAAACAAATGAGAAGAGATTATGGGACAGGGCTCGCGAGACTATAAAAAATTATGGTCCCGCCTTGTTTGTGATTGGCGCGACAATCGGCACGGGAAGTGTCTCCTCTCTGGTTGTCTCAGGGGCAAACCACGGCGTGGATCTCCTGTGGGTTTTAATCCCGTCCTGTATGTTGTTTTGGGTCCTCATTACATCCATTAGTCGACTCACTTTTGCTTCCGGTCAAACCTTTATCACTGCGGTCAACGAAAATATTGGCAGAACTGCGGGTTTTTATATCGTTCTTGCCATTATTATCGGGCAATTTTCCTCAAACATCGGGGTACTCGGTATTGTTGCGGAGGCGTCCGCAGCATGGTTAGATGTAAACTTTCTATTAATGGCGGTATTCTGGAGCGGCCTCATTTACATCCTCATTTTCTTCGGACAATATCAATCCTTTGAGCGGGTACTCATAGTACTTGTAACAATTCTGGGGCTGAGTTTTATCATTGATACATTTTTTGCGCATCCCTCGGCTAAAACGGTCATCCGGGGATTAGTGCCGGTTATTCCTGAAGGCGGAACAATGGTCGTTGCCGCGATGGTCGGCACAACACTTGCCGGAAGTGTGATCGTAATGCGATCGTTTATTGTCACCGATAAGGGTTGGACCCTGGCGGACCTCCGCAAGGAGCGTAAGGATTCAATTGCCTCTGCTATCCTGATTTTTGTGATCTCTGGTGTGATTATGATAGTGGCTGCGGCAACGATGCATGCACAGGGAATTCGGGTAAATGAAGCCATCGATATGGCTTTCACCCTGGAACCACTTTTGGGTGAATTTGCCGCCACAGTATTTGTAGTGGGAATCGTCGCAGCGGGACTCTCGTCGGCTTTTCCCAATGCACTCGTTTCCATCTGGTCGATTGCCGATTACTTTAATCTGTCACGGGATCCCAAAGCAACTCATTTTCGACTGCTCGCGCTTGTGTTTTGCGGTGCAGGAATTATTGCACCCCTGACCGGAGGAAAGCCAGTAATGATCCAGATAGCCTCACTGGCGATTCAGGCCGCATTGATGCCGCTTTTGGTCTTGTTCATAATAATACTCCTGAATAAAAAAGAAGTGGTGGGAGATTACACCAACACTCCGGTGATGAATTTTTTATGTGGAATAACGCTCCTCTATTCGGGGTTTATGGGTTATCAGGCGGTCATCGGAATTATAGAAACAGTGAATGCAATTTGAAAATGAAAAGGAATTATGATTAACAAAAGCATGATCAAAGAAGTGCAAAACAGGCTGAAAAGATGGATAATCCCTGTTCTTCTGGGAACTCTGTTGGGCGCTTGCGGGCAAACAAAATCATCCGATTTCCAAACAAAACCTATTACTTACGAAAAAAATAATATTCTTGAAGTGAAATTTGCTGTAGATAATGGAACGTTCGAATATATGGCAGCGGTGGACCAGCTCCGGGATGAAGCGGACAGCCTGCTGAATGAGGGACCCTGGAGTGTCACCATGAAAGACATCTTTCCGCCCGGTGGCACAAAACATGACTACATGAGTTACGGCCCCTACTGGTGGCCCGATCCCGAGAATCCCGGCGGGCCGTATATCCGGCGCGATGGCAAACGAAATGAAGCGATCCTGACGCCCGACAAGGAGTATCGCTGGATGATGACAAATGCTGTCGAACGATTAGCCCTTGCATATATCCTTTTTGATGATGCCAGATACGCCGAACATGCCGTCGAACTCATGCGCACGTGGTATATCGACGAAGAGACGTATATGGCACCGCACCTCAATTACGGCCAGGGTATTCCGAACAGAACGCCGGGAAGACAATACGGGATCATCGAGTCACGGAGTTTTATCAAAGTACTCGATGCGGTGAATTTACTCAGTGACTCCGATGCCTATACCCGGGAAATCCACCGGGGATTAGTGGACTGGTACGATCAATTTCTGCAATGGCTGCTTACAAGTGAACTTGGAAAAAAAGAGGCCAGATCTGGAAATAATCACGAGGTCTCGTATGCCTTGCAAGTCACAACATTCGCCATTTTTGTGGGCAAGGACTCGGTCGCACTGGACCAGCTCAGTAACCATTTCAAAGGCCGGATTATTCACATGATTGAACCGGACGGACGCCAGCCGGAAGAATTACAGCGAACCAAGTCCCTCTTTTACTCCGTATTTAACCTCGAATTCATGCTCAAACTCTGTTATCTCGGTGAACAGTACGGTCTGGATTTGTTTAATTACACGTCGCCGGACGGCCGCTCTGTGAAAAAAGCCCTCGATTTTATTGCCCCGGCGCTATCAGGTGAAAAGGAGTGGCCCTACCAGGAGATTACCAGGGGAATTATTGGGGAGCATCACCAGTTTTATGTGCTTAGGATGGCACATATGCAATACGAGGAGCCAAAGTACGAAGAAATTTTAAAGAACAATTATGGTGACTTGTACCCATACGAACTGGGACAGATTAAGTGGCCGTTACAGAATGAGAATAATTAACAACACGGGATACGGAACGTACATATGAATTCATTTTTCAGAGTC contains:
- a CDS encoding right-handed parallel beta-helix repeat-containing protein, with translation MKTHRKEFGKILFVMAGVLWGIMALVSQINAETTPPEFERIQEGTSWIYFVPSGTGMVEAAVDQAADGDIIELVTSGGMYLDTNSVEIEGKSITVRARPGLAEKPIVKNDEAGESNGVFRLKAGGNLTLKGLEIQHAKYLIRVDNDSTPDAKLIVDDVYGHTAVENWIKVYAGSWLDSIIVRNSTFRDCEKAGVYLRYANTIGYAEFTNNTFVKSGREAIHVEDNPNTVFRVNHCTFDSISWNDGNRMLYPKGVLDAEIKNSVFTNHLGVPAPHSDAVRIFGNSTLTHSDFYNTGGVNLEDSATLSDTLARNPEYTDPTNGDYTLMAGSPVLGQADDGKAMGDLKWDPGYHVPQIIPVKAGTDALNNAVAAAVSGDIIELVTNGGLYYETSSVELENKDLTIRARAGLTQKPIIQNDDAGESNGVLRVKAGSSLKLQGVEVQHAKYLVRVDNDSTPDAKLILDDINAHTAAEAWVKIYAGAWLDSLIIRNSIFQDAGKEGIYLKEPNTIDYAEFDNSTFINVGREAIRMRDNPDAVVRMNHCTFDSISTGGDYRMVYPEGVADVQIKNSMFTNQLGTHSDAVKIFGNSTLSFANFWQAQDVATNDAATATDTSRFDPLYNNPSVDDYRLADASSARGAADDGNALGDLRWEVSPGEYYLTLLTEGNGYIQADPDQEVYASGTDVTLQAQPDYKWALLEWTGDVGAIFPPDLNPITITMDANKTVTAVFENMAPKYPVTANVVGFGHVEISPEPDEDGKIEEKTEVTLTAVSDTTSMAFTGWSGDTITTDNPITITVTDTFDVTATFEPVVSQDSLKVVVVGNGDVNLSPEPYADYGTYDTGTTVAMEAVAVPGWEFVDWAGDTTSTNNPIDVVMDSTIEITATFQEQAITGGRLEIDETWDMLEAVEFANNNSQVDTLMLMTSGGVYTTTDDDLVRVTSPLVLLAAPGLAEKPVVTNSDPTGDRLEIIEISDEFYVEGVVFDGGHEQSHGMKYALTVDNLVSETPDITIRNCDFLNIFQEKDPNKDGHALKFYADVVAGDVLIEDSYFDGAGYEAIRISETEKYATDRALASLTVRNSTFTNIDAECIRYYSDVDPSTPDAPVLIENLTIENSATRTMYLKNSGGAIVRNIIVANSRLSGHGRDGDILDAQGNGDVTSYVSHIDTFNVKADADIKSTDGEVDTTTLWGIDPMFADAANHDYTLTAASHLYGLGHEGATMGDLNWATAEPTHVYLEITAENGAVVTAPTPIGLTYDPGTVVTLTAVPDSGYVFTGWSGDLSGETNPATITMDGDKSVEAVFDVEVGVDPENLPEQYSLEQNYPNPFNPGTQIKFALKESGFTNIAVYDLLGRQVATVVNKEMQAGYHNVYFDGSLLSSGVYFYKIQSGDYVSVKKMILMK
- a CDS encoding DUF5123 domain-containing protein; amino-acid sequence: MGNAQPGDTLIMRNGYWTDQYIRYSGEGIEGAPIVLRAEDPGRVLLNGTSVLRIDGAYLVVDGLYFKNGYTYSSHVIKFEKGTHHSRLTNTAIENYNPPSDIDNKWISVYGFYNRVDHCYMAGKRNGGTTLTIWLSGTSNNKHRIDHNYFGNRPELGENGGETIRIGTSDYSMSPCSSIVEYNYFEHCDGEVEIISNKSGENIYRYNTFYESAGALTLRHGNDCEVYGNFFIGNGKYNTGGVRIIGERHRVVNNYFERLNGTSLKSALPIMNGVPNSPLNRYFQVKNAVVAFNTFVDCQYSMILGAGADSERTLPPEDCIIANNIVDTYRQVITKEDEPVNMIWEGNIMHGTSLGIENPGGISEVDPELTLGVDSLWRITESSPAYGAAAGEYSWVTTDMDGQSRTLPKDVGADQVSGAEITNRPLTPNDNVGPTWYPAEPEVHRIPAALDTLRHAIETFFAGDTIELITFDEPYQISEPLVIDKHVIFKAADELDSRPVIRNITGGEGSAIFQMTSRGKLYLKGVTLDGLIDSPSPARYLFITDSTASKSYSIIADDCLFKDVGVGDEGNFLRGFRGTFADSLIFSNCLFTNAASAGFRMNEEADGSGEYNAKYIKFENCTFWNMRKSIVDIYGGDDVPFTPSPTLVINHCTVDNAGYEDTEILKVREMDFISITNTIFSNSPAQYTTQLYGMTAYISHSDTFNTGPVPTHRNAEIRDVVIDIDPLYAEPGNGDFTLTEGSHLYYDGNDGSAMGDLRWALYPPVSVDDDAGNSRPAAFRLAHTYPNPFNGGTTITYHINEQGYTALRVYDIRGMLRETLFTGMRQPGKYHIQWLPGDLASGTYFLELRSGARRSIQKVLYLK
- a CDS encoding T9SS type A sorting domain-containing protein, with amino-acid sequence MNKIGLLFSLGIFAVFNFVNAQAPWSSERVYYNEKGVLEYTKDTLHNRIPDFSYAGYQNGEAGIPNVPVVKTISPVEGDNTDHIQDALFEVALSGTDENGITGALLLEAGVYEISGTLKINFNGVVMRGVGDGTNPESNTVIKAVGNSPSRRTVLVAGGGGTTYWSDRVEGTRQDIVTDSVFVGDRTFEIEDASGYAVGDNIIVYHPCSEAWLVAVDSGGTHWEEPGANPAEDFPWSPGSQPIVFNRYIKDIAGNTITFGVPVYNHLIRELSQSYIYKYARYGIRTKIGIENMRIQIESEHPTDEDHAWNGIDLFQVEDAWVRNCTVTGFARSGVRTNTATRITVENVNAIEPASGIDGGRRYNFNAYTASQQILFKNCHANKGRHAYMSNGMSWTSGIVFFDCTSSGAYASSEGHRRWSMGLLYDNVKELDGPRSGYNPRMLGLYNRGYYGSSHGWGAAHSVAWNTDVADGYLIVQQPPTAQNYAIGCFGDRVTGEEPYTSFPEPEGYIEGTNTPGLEPRSLYLAQLGQRIDTTIVGIHDKDAPVGTVPEKMRLSQNFPNPFNAETNIEFSVNTPDDISLKVYDLSGREVATLWSGFTNTGTYTVKWDGTSVSSGVYLVRLQSNMQMQTRRMILLK
- a CDS encoding Nramp family divalent metal transporter, giving the protein MQTNEKRLWDRARETIKNYGPALFVIGATIGTGSVSSLVVSGANHGVDLLWVLIPSCMLFWVLITSISRLTFASGQTFITAVNENIGRTAGFYIVLAIIIGQFSSNIGVLGIVAEASAAWLDVNFLLMAVFWSGLIYILIFFGQYQSFERVLIVLVTILGLSFIIDTFFAHPSAKTVIRGLVPVIPEGGTMVVAAMVGTTLAGSVIVMRSFIVTDKGWTLADLRKERKDSIASAILIFVISGVIMIVAAATMHAQGIRVNEAIDMAFTLEPLLGEFAATVFVVGIVAAGLSSAFPNALVSIWSIADYFNLSRDPKATHFRLLALVFCGAGIIAPLTGGKPVMIQIASLAIQAALMPLLVLFIIILLNKKEVVGDYTNTPVMNFLCGITLLYSGFMGYQAVIGIIETVNAI
- a CDS encoding alginate lyase family protein — encoded protein: MINKSMIKEVQNRLKRWIIPVLLGTLLGACGQTKSSDFQTKPITYEKNNILEVKFAVDNGTFEYMAAVDQLRDEADSLLNEGPWSVTMKDIFPPGGTKHDYMSYGPYWWPDPENPGGPYIRRDGKRNEAILTPDKEYRWMMTNAVERLALAYILFDDARYAEHAVELMRTWYIDEETYMAPHLNYGQGIPNRTPGRQYGIIESRSFIKVLDAVNLLSDSDAYTREIHRGLVDWYDQFLQWLLTSELGKKEARSGNNHEVSYALQVTTFAIFVGKDSVALDQLSNHFKGRIIHMIEPDGRQPEELQRTKSLFYSVFNLEFMLKLCYLGEQYGLDLFNYTSPDGRSVKKALDFIAPALSGEKEWPYQEITRGIIGEHHQFYVLRMAHMQYEEPKYEEILKNNYGDLYPYELGQIKWPLQNENN